In Hoplias malabaricus isolate fHopMal1 unplaced genomic scaffold, fHopMal1.hap1 H_5, whole genome shotgun sequence, a single window of DNA contains:
- the LOC136686073 gene encoding dnaJ homolog subfamily C member 3-like — translation MLILSPLSQKLLSYLPFLLVLLDLRYEGVVCGKDNSIEQHLEMGKKLLAAGQLADALSHFHAAVDGDPKNYLAYYRRATVYLAMGKSKSALPDLSKVIELKPDFTSARLQRGNLLLKQGKLDEAESDFKKVLKSSPSSREEQEAQSQLKKSDEIQRLVTQARSDFERKDYNTATTHLDIIIDTCVWDVDSRELRAECFIEMGEMGKAISDLKAASKLRNDNTQAFYKLSTIYYNLGDHEMSLNEVRECLKLDPDHKQCFSHYKQVKKLNKQIMSAEELIQQQRYGDAVSKYESVMKTEPNVPQYSLHAKERICHCLSKDQQGARAIPVCSEVLQSDPQNVNALKDRAEAYLQDEQYEEAIKDFESAKEHSDNDRQIKEGLERAQRLLKQSQKRDYYKILGVKRTAQKKEIIKAYRKLAQQWHPDNFQDPEDKKKAEKKFIDIAQAKEVLTDPEMRSKFDQGEDPLDPESQQGGGHHHHFHSGWDSFQGFNPFGSGPFNFKFSFN, via the exons ATGCTCATATTAAGTCCGCTGTCGCAAAAATTATTAAGTTACCTCCCTTTTCTTCTGGTCCTGCTCGACCTGCGGTATGAAG GGGTGGTGTGTGGGAAGGACAACAGCATTGAGCAGCATCTGGAAATGGGGAAGAAGCTGCTTGCTGCTGGACAGCTGGCTGATGCCCTCTCCCATTTCCATGCAGCTGTTG ACGGAGATCCCAAAAACTACTTGGCCTACTATAGAAGAGCCACTGTTTATCTGGCCATGGGAAAGTCCAAATCTGCTCTGCCGGACCTGAGCAAAGTTATTGAGCTTAAGCCTGATTTCACATCT GCCAGACTTCAGAGGGGGAACCTACTCTTGAAGCAGGGGAAGCTCGATGAAGCAGAAAGTGATTTCAAGAAAGTG CTGAAATCCAGCCCCAGCAGCCGAGAGGAGCAGGAAGCCCAGAGTCAGCTGAAGAAATCAGATGAAATCCAAAGACTTGTGACCCAGGCCCGGAGCGATTTTGAGCGCAAGGATtacaacacagcaacaacacacctgGACATAATAATTGAT ACGTGTGTGTGGGATGTAGACTCCAGGGAACTGCGAGCCGAATGCTTCATCGAAATGGGCGAGATGGGTAAAGCCATAAGTGACCTCAAAGCAGCCTCCAAACTGAGGAACGACAACACACAGGCCTTCTACAAGCTCAGCACCATCTATTATAACCTGGGAGACCATGAGATGTCCCTCAA CGAGGTGCGTGAGTGTCTAAAATTAGATCCTGACCACAAGCAGTGTTTCAGCCACTACAAACAGGTGAAGAAGCTCAACAAACAGATCATGTCGGCTGAGGAGCTGATACAGCAGCAGAG GTACGGAGATGCAGTGAGTAAATACGAGTCTGTTATGAAGACGGAACCAAACGTGCCTCAGTATTCGCTTCATGCAAAAGAGCGCATCTGCCACTGTCTGTCGAAG GATCAGCAAGGTGCCAGAGCCATCCCAGTCTGCAGTGAGGTTCTCCAGTCAGACCCACAGAATGTAAACGCTCTGAAAGACAGGGCCGAAGCCTACCTCCAAGATGAGCAGTATGAAGAAG CCATAAAGGACTTTGAGAGCGCGAAGGAGCACAGCGATAATGACCGGCAGATAAAGGAAGGGCTGGAGAGAGCCCAGCGGCTCCTCAAACAGTCACAGAAGAGAGATTACTACAAGATCCTGGGGGTAAAGAG GACAGCCCAGAAGAAGGAGATCATCAAAGCCTACAGGAAGCTGGCACAACAGTGGCATCCAGACAACTTCCAGGACCCCGAAGATAAGAAAAAGGCTGAGAAGAAGTTTATAGACATCGCACAGGCCAAGGAAGTGCTCACTGATCCAG AAATGAGGAGCAAGTTTGACCAGGGTGAGGACCCTCTGGACCCCGAGAGTCAGCAAGGAGGAGGACATCACCATCACTTCCACAGCGGCTGGGATAGCTTCCAAGGCTTTAATCCTTTTGGCTCTGGACCCTTTAACTTCAAATTCAGCTTCAACTGA